The Agrobacterium larrymoorei sequence GATATGAGAACATTCACGCGGGATGTATCTTTGCGTGCACTGGCGGTTTCGCTTCTGGCGCTTCTTCCGGCAGTGGGTCTCGTGTCTCCGGCTTCCGCCGCCCGCCTTGAAAACAAGGTCGCCGTCTTCTCCGGTATCGACAAGATCACCGGCCGCATCACCTCCTTTGACGTCTATATCAACGAGACGGTCCAGTTCGGTGCGCTGCAGGTCACTCCCAAAGTCTGCTATTCGCGCGACGACACCGAAGCACAGAAGATCGATTCCTTCGTCGAAGTGGATGAAATCACCCTCGACCGCAAGATCCGCCGGATCTTTACCGGCTGGATGTTCGCCGATAGCCCCGGCCTCAACGCCGTCGAGCACCCGATCTATGATGTCTGGCTCACGGGCTGCAAGCAGGACTCAGACGTCCCGCCGCCATCGACGGCGAGCAAGTAACGGTCCAATACCGTGATCGACTGAAATTCAATTGCCTGACTTCTGCCCATTATTCTGCAACATGTCCAAGACGGTCGGTTGTCTCGAAGCCACGAAAACTGGAACCACAAATTTCTTCGATCGCATTGCGACTGGCACGTATTTTAGCTTCAGCGTAGTGAAAAGCTGTTGAACCGCGCTCAATGTTTTCCATGAACTGTTCTTGTGGTTTGTTACTTTCACCGACTCAATTTCGCCTTTGCGGTTGATTGTGAAGCTGACAAACATGTGCTGGTCTTGGAGTGC is a genomic window containing:
- a CDS encoding DUF2155 domain-containing protein produces the protein MRTFTRDVSLRALAVSLLALLPAVGLVSPASAARLENKVAVFSGIDKITGRITSFDVYINETVQFGALQVTPKVCYSRDDTEAQKIDSFVEVDEITLDRKIRRIFTGWMFADSPGLNAVEHPIYDVWLTGCKQDSDVPPPSTASK